In the genome of Etheostoma cragini isolate CJK2018 chromosome 5, CSU_Ecrag_1.0, whole genome shotgun sequence, the window CACAgtttaaagcattaaaatgatTTGAGCTAGTCGAATTTCAAACAGCAGTGATTATGCTCAAGGTGagaaacaatttaatttatatgtctatggttccaggcacgtccagctgggaggaggcctcggggaagaccaaGGACTAAGAGGAGTCCTCAAGgaggacccaggactaggtggagggattaagTCTCCAACTggtctgggaacgcctcgggatcccccagttggagctggttgatgtggctggGAAAAGGTATGTTTGGAGTCCACTGCTAAAGCTGCTGCCCCAGCGGAcgaagatagatggatgggtgGAAGTAAgggcaacaaagacaaatatgacagtcaaaaaaaagaaaagaaaaggcttgAAAAAACTGgtcttgtttttatcttttagaaAAACAAGAGTTGAAATGGTGCCCCTATGTATATACATNNNNNNNNNNNNNNNNNNNNNNNNNNNNNNNNNNNNNNNNNNNNNNNNNNNNNNNNNNNNNNNNNNNNNNNNNNNNNNNNNNNNNNNNNNNNNNNNNNNNTTAATATTAACAGTCCATTTATTGGACCCatacacagttaaaaaaaagattggacCTCCACTCCATGGCCAGCTGTGGCGTCACCTGGAAGTAGTCTTGCTGGGCGGGACGACCGGGAACAACAAGATGGCGGAGAGTGAAGAGTTTCGGGtaggcaaaaagaaaaacacagatttttgcCTTACTTATGTCAACATGACGACATGAAACGATACATTGTAACGTATAAACTGTTCGATGCATGACCACCCGAGCGTATAGGCTAGGAGGATAGGGCCTTGCCGGGCAGGAACGGGCACTTTCACAGCAGATAGTTTGCGGCTCTGTAGTTAGCCATAATGCTAACAGTTATGATAAGCCAGTCACTAATAGCTCCATTGTTAGCTCGCTACAACTAGCTAAAATCATTACTGAATTATATGTATTGTCTAAGTATGTAGGTGTTTAAAGCTGATAATTAGGTAATAACTGTATTATTGTTAATGACAGCATGTAGCTATCACGATGGTAAACAAAATTAGCCAAAATTAACGCTAGATATATTGTTGTCTAAACTGTACTTTTTAATGTGAATAACTCATTTCAAACATACAGATTAGTCATGTTTGTGGCTCCGTAGATCATGATTAGGTTGTTAATGTGTtggtaatgttaatgttaaggAACGCTGGAAGCCGTTATTTGGTGACCCAAAAATTCAATGTTTGGTGGattgaataaaatgtatgtaacgTCAGTATGCTAATTGGCACTTAAGTGAGTCACATAGCGTCACACTGTGGCTCAAGTGGCTAAACAGTACTTATAACTTGCAGTAATGTTGGGAAAGAAGTGGCCAAGCTCACAAACATTAGTTGCCTTGCTGAGTTTTGCAGAAGTAACAGCTGCTATGAATGCTAGTCAGATGCTAGCCATAGTCAGCTAAGCTAAGTGGCTGCTCCCGGTTCCTCCAGCAGCTGGGATTCACTGGCTTTTCTGATAAATAGTTGTATGCATTAGTCTTAACGAACGCCGgacataataaaacacaaacatgtttaacataaaaaaatatatatattattttctatCACGCAAGTAAAGCAGTAGATCACCATTTAGCTTAGaacaggggtgtcaaactcaatttcacACTGGGAAATGAGAAttacatcaagggccagacatgtataGTTTTACACACCAAAGTCCAAAAAAGGCACAAACCTTTGACTGTATAATTGTACGTCTCCTATCCTACTTACGGTTTGGTCGACATGATAaaatcatagactgttaatattagtaatatacagtctatggataAAAGCAGGAAGTGGCTTAGCTATTAAAGAATTTAGCCAAAAAGCAGGTGACCACACATGAAAACTCAATGGTTGTGGGGACATGCTGAGGCCCAAAGTGTGCAAATCTGCCAGATTCTGCTTTGAGTGTTGCATAATTAAAGTCTGTAGAACAGTTTCACGTATGTTtgttgtgaacctaaattgatatgtGTCACACGGCTTAGAGTATGGACCAAAAACCTCAGGAACATGGTTCAGTTTTTCTAAGAGACTGATTGAAAGATTCAAGAATAACCACACCAAGgggctgtgtgggtgtgtttaaACACTACATCTGTATAATTGTgctttgtcatgtttttccccatgattttttaataatttgtgaTATCATCCTTAATATTTTAGATGCTTAAAGGTCACATATACTGAGGAATTGTAAGGAAAAAGGATATGCACATAAGGACAATCCAGCATGGAGCGTTATATCGAAGGGTCAGTAGGGTTTCTTCattgtttcatatttttctgTAGGGGTTATTTTTTTAGGCACAAtttgaaagcttttttaaaaagaattttttttgcaaatgaggtagtttatgttttgtaagtTAAAAGCAGTTGATCAGTGTCTGAATGTTGTCTTGACTGttgtaattttgtatttttgttcttttcagaGCTGCGCAGTTAGGCTATGAATTACAACCACagtaatttttgcttttttttcgaATCCCAATTATCAGTAACAAGTCGTTTCATTTATTAATCTCCACAATGACAGCAAATGTCAGGGAGCAATCTCTCCTCATGGTGGACAAAAGTAGTCATACGCAACAAAAATGGACACATCTAACCTGCGAAAGTCACATCTCTACAAGGCTACACTGCCTGGAAGGTAGGCCTGCACatttcagggaaaaatatgaatacatttttttttttttaccttagaATTGATATCCCCATTCTCCGCCACAATTCTTtgtttgcaaaatgtaatgttaattgCACATATGAACCgtgacaaaaccaaacaaattggCGGTACCAAAcaatttttttggcacctatatcACATTGGGCATCACAACAAGCCTTTAAACACAGAGGCATCAATGAAGAGAATAGAGAGTAATCTTACGCTTTACAACCTAATTTATACaatctatgtttaaaactcacagaagacaGCAGTAGCGTTTGTTATGCAGTTGGCTTGTAAAATTTAATAAGAATCAgtcattacaaataaataaataaaaaataaataatgttgtttaaaaattaaagcgGTAAGAGGGGTGAATCAAGATTGCGatttttataacgattaattgtgcagacCTAGATGGAAGAAGGTGTCATTggaaatatgataatttgttcaCACAGATTAATACATTGTGCTTTTGAATTTAACTATGTGCAAAAATGACCATTTTTCTACTCgcacatctttaaattaatttacagAAATTAATGATTTGTGTATAAACTAACACAAGTAAAacaatttttgacattttaacttaAGTGATACCGATATGTTGTTTAGCAAACATACAGGCGTAATCTGTAGTACATTCCCATATATTAGttgaaaaacataacaaaactaCCCCAACTGGCTCGTTCACATTAAATTGTCTATGGTCTGACCAAATTGTCATTGTTAATGTTGCACTGCATTAAGCTACACAGTACACTGTGGTTTCTGTAGGCAGGCAGTGTAACCAACAACGTCTTGTTTGGCCTGTGTAGTGGCTTCTTGTCAGATCGTCATTAGAATGAGTTAGTGCTCGGCTCTGGATTAGGGTTGGCAGTGGCGCCCAGTGCCTTCTTCATGTCTCGGTGTACCTATTTCTTCCATTGTATTACACAGGATGTCGAGGGCAATTTTACTTGTAAagcacctttttgtttttacgtAATCCCGAAATGCTTTACATTGAAAgcatacacatttaaacaacGCATGAATAGAAATAAGAATACACAGCAAGACAATCAACAAAAACGAACAAGTGTAACTGTACGAGAtccttcatacacacacacacacatgcacacgaccatacaaacaataattaaacaaatgcctgcgaaaataaaaaggttttcagtTTGCTTTTGAACGTGAAATGATGGACCACAGGTTTGAGAGTGTCCCAGCTCCAATTGTTACTGTGctttacacaacaacaaacaggcGGCTTTGCATTCGCCGCTGCAGTCCACCGTTGCAAATCACAATCAAGGAGCTGTATCACCAGCGGTACTACAGGGTCATAAACCCCCCTGACCCTGATTTGGCGACCATAAAGGCCCTGCTGCCTTCTGACGTGAGAGGGGTAACTGTAGTGAACAATGTCCTCTTTGTCATCAGGAGTCAGTCCTGTAACACAGACTTCAGCCTGTTGACTGGTGGATCAGCCCTGTGGCACGACACCAAGACCAGTATGAATCTCCAGCAGCCAGCACCTCTTATCCCCCCAGTCCATCCAGATGTGCAAATGAAGCCCCTCCCCTTCTATGATGTGCTCGACGTCCTGATCAAGCCTTCAAGTCTAGGTCTGTGGTCTTTTCTTTTAGGGATGCACCCATCTGATACTAATATCGGATATCAAACTGATACTGACTCAAATGGTGGGACCAGGCATTAGTGGCAATGGGGTTGATAGATTCAATTTAGTTCTATGTTTATATgcttatatatattatacacttGAATTGTaagtgcatactgtacatagtatactacatgtaatgtaaatatcCAAATTGTAACATGCCTTTGTCTTCATGCCTTTGTCTTCATATTCTTAATACAATCAGCCTTTGTGATGGCAGAAGGAAtacaaataacaatttaaatgtaACGGTCTTCCTGGTGGAAGCAAGTCCTACAGGCTAGTGTAACAGcagaaatgcaaacattaaAGTTTTACCAAATAAATGGATAACGTAAATGTTTCAGTGCTTTCTAAGCTTAATTTGTTAGTTAATGTGGTTTCAAGTGAATTGATGACTTTTGGATTACTGCAGTGGAATCATTTGACCCTGTATGAATGCAGATTTactgtttgaaaatgtgaaatgtatgCTATATATAGGTCACAAATTACACTCTGTGAGCAGTGGTATTTAAGGTATTCCAAAGAGCAGCACTTTGTAATTAACTGTCgtcatttgtgttttcaggAGCGAGTCCTGCACAGAGGTACCACCAAGAAAAGTATTTCATCTTTGCCTTGACACCACAGCAAGTTCGTGAAGTATGCATATCTAGGTAGGACTAATTTGAggaaaactgaaaaacacatgCCCAAAATATATATGATAACTACGTTAAGTCTGTGTAACCGTGTTTGTCGACAGGGACTTTCTACCAGGTGGCAGAAGGGACTATATGGTTCAAATTCAACTGAGGTGAGAATGCTCAAAGTTTTCCGATCTGTAAATAATAGATCTTGCGATTCTTTGCAAATTAAGAAatgcacatcttttttttaaagtgagtaTTATGGttcaaactctttaaaaaacacattgaataaCTCCAAACCTTCCCTCATGAATATGTGAACACCTTTTGCCATCACAGGTTTCTTAAAAACActacacatgtactgtaaatgggGGAAACGCTGGTTTAGAACATAGCACTATGATGGCTGTCATAACAGTTTTGCTAAACATAAATTGAACTTTACGTAATTAATTATTTGTCCGCTTTTTTTATTCTCTATGTATTCAGGCTCTCaaatttttctttgtgttgtcaggTTTTGCTTGTCAGAGACAAGTTGCCCTCAAGAGGATAACTACCCAAACAGTCTTTGTATAAAGGTCAACGGGAAACTTTTTCCTTTGCCAGTAAGTGCTGATTTTACTCCAGAACACTTTCAGTTAAAAGTCAATCCAAGTCATGTATTCTACCATAAAGACCTTAACAAATCATTTTATTCATGTAGGGTTATGCACCACCACCAAAAAACGGCGTAGAACAGAAGAGACCAGGAAGACCTTTAAACATCACCTCCCTTGTTCGACTCTCCTCTGCAGTACCCAATCAGATTTCCGTCACATGGGCACCTGAAATTGGGAAAGTAAGAACATATATGTCAATGGAACCTTTTCAGCTTTTggtttttccttttgcttttccTATGCTCGAGGTGGTTGTCATATTTGGGCACTGTAACAGTGACTTCTCTGTAAAGGTTTTTGGATCATATTGTTTTTCAGACCTATTCTATGTCTGTGTACCTGGTGAGACAGCTGACATCACCACTGCTTCTGCAGAGGCTGAGGATGAAGGGCATCAGAAATCCAGACCACTCCAGAGCACTAAGTAACTACACAGAAAACCACTATGACTACATTTCAGTGATGCAGCTATATGTtgtacagcagcagttttaccTGGAGGTAGTCACACTTGACTCAATGTCTTCACAAATCCAAAAATATTTACTTAAACTGAAAAGCACCGACGTATGTTTACATGTACACAAGAAACCTGGTTTCTCAGAAAAAACAGGTCATGCAGGTAATCAGACACTCTGTTTACATGCACTGTAGCAACGTGTTCTCTGGTTATTGAaaatctacactcaccggccactttattaggtacacctgtccaactgctcgttaacacttaatttctaagcagccaatcNNNNNNNNNNNNNNNNNNNNNNNNNNNNNNNNNNNNNNNNNNNNNNNNNNNNNNNNNNNNNNNNNNNNNNNNNNNNNNNNNNNNNNNNNNNNNNNNNNNNttctgaaggcaaaagggggtccaacccgttactagcatggggtacctaataaagtggccggtgagtgtatatacacatgcaGATCAGCAATCAACTGCTCGTCTGTGCATTCCTTACTTCTTTATCTAAATCTATACACTAAGGACATTTTGTTGCATGTGTTTGAGAGAATTTGTTGGAATTTTACAAATGGTGAGATGTTCAGCAACGGAAACCGACTTACTCAGACCTCTAGAGGCTAGTGGTTTGTTAGGGTTAGAGTTGTGCTCACACGGGTGTTGTCCCAGCGACACGTGTCCATGTCCGACAGCTTTGTCAGGTTCAAACTCCCATGTAAAAAGTGAAGGAGAACCCCTGTTGcatgtgtaaagaaaaaaaaatattcagctGCTACTTGGGAAATCAGCTTAGTGCAGAAAGCGGACTGTCACCTGGTTacttctatttctttttatagtaTCCAATCATAACAAGTTATTTtaagatactttacagatagagtaggtcttgACTACACTTTATTATTTAGAAAGACCCGACAATCCCCCACCCCAAAGAGATAGCATTTGATGCACAATGGggacatcatgactttgcgcAAATATACACGGCAACTTTCTTAAGCCTAGgggcgtgttatctgtacgcagtttgagctctctgtgtgtgtgtgtatatatatatatatatatatatatatatatatatataaatatgctgTATACAGCGGGTGTACACATGCACGCCACTTGTAATTGAGATGAATGCTAacgttgagtttaggaaaagaagaacagggttacatggtctcctgggtgaaagttcTTTGTTCCACCCCCCcaaaccaacctccctacgtgGATTACGTTTCATACTACTCGTTACGACGTCAATTCACACGCAATCGCAAAGTAATGTTAGTCGTGGGAGGCTAAACGGCGTTGgtatacacgctaaaaagcgagtATGCACCTTGATATCTCGCCCATGATGTCACACCAtttggcgtgtcatacatacgccacttcatgagatcagtctgggGGGAAGAAAAACTTgtacagacccaggctcttggtgggcagCCATCTGTCGATGCTggttgggacacagagacattgATACAGGTATaaagaaatatgattcataataatcATAGCAGTGGGTATGAttaacagtggcaattatagtaacaaATAAGGTGTTGTAGCAGTTTTGGGGCGTAGCAGGCTGTCCATTATCTGCAACCCTTGGTGAGTAAAGCTGCGCTACCCATACCTCAAATTGACCTGTCCATTCTATGAAGAGCAGACCTGATACCACCGGCACCCGAGACCTTAAGAAAATGGTTCTCAAACCAATTTTAATCATGACGCAGAAATCAACACTTTACATTTGTTGAAAGCCAGTGAGGAGTGGGACCTTGGTGATGTCAGGTTTATGGAACTGGAGgtttcttttaatatttggttttcatttattttatacctttttgaaaataatgcttttgtttctgtttgttacCCTTTGCTCCTCTGTTTTCCAGTTAAAGAGAAGCTGACAGCAGATCCAGACAGTGAGATTGCTACAACAAGCCTTCGCGTCTCACTCATGTGCCCGGTAAATGAAGCATCTGTCGACAATGTTTATGTGATTCCAGCAATTATTTGGACGGCACAAATTATAGTTTGTAAAGAAATGAGAAAGTAATCAATGCATCGGCTTTCTGCAGCTTTCTGACACAATTTCTCCCTTAAAATACCACTGGGGGTTGCTAAAGTCTGAAGCATTGAAATACATAACAAACCTTCACATGTAAAAGGaacttaaacttaaaataaGTAAACACTCACACCAGAAGTCATGTTCCACTGGTTTTAGCTGTTATGATGTAATAATTACGTTTCTGTACAACAACTTCACAGTTTTGTTACGATTTTGTGCAAGAACCCACAAATCCTGTAAGCTGTTGATCCCCTGTACTCACCTTATTTGTTCaataatttacttaaaaaataaaataaatacatgcaaataTGTACTTATGCTATATATAttaagttattttgtttttactttattgctgacaaaatttaaattgttttcagatttttctgtaTATATGAATGAGGAGCCATTTCTACAAATATagcatatatattatattattaaatataatatatttttagatATGTCTCAATAATTCAGTACTGACCAGAACCTGTATACGATACCTACCCCTTATTGGTGGAGGTTTAGGCTGCCGCTGACTGTAATGGTAGCTCTGCAGGCAAATTGGTGACAATTTTCTACAATATCTGCTTATCTATAATGTTATAGCATAAGAGCAGTGCCTCATCTTCCAGGAAGACACTGTTTCTCTGACATTTGTGTTAACTATGTGCTTGTCTGTAAGACTTTGTATGAAGTATAACCCTATGACTTTGCACAAGGAACCAACCTTGTTTTTCATAAATGAGTTTTGACTGACCTCAGTGTGTTTTTCCTTCCAGTTGGGTAAGATGCGCCTGACGGTGCCATGCCGGGCGGTGACCTGCTCTCATCTGCAGTGTTTCGACGCTGCCCTCTACCTGCAGATGAATGAGAAGAAACCCACGTGGATCTGTCCTGTGTGTGACAAGAAGGCTGCATACGAGAGTCTCATTATTGATGGGTTAGTTCAACTAATTCCACCACTTCACATGAAGAAAGATCTACTGCTGCTCTTGCTAAGGCAGTTGTACATTTAGTCTGGTGGTTCTCATAAGCCAATTTGAAAGAGCTCATCAGGACATAGCACCAGGCAAATGTGAAATTTAGAATGTATCAGAGGTACATTACAGGTTCAGGGCCAAACAAATCCACCAGCATCAAATCTGCTTTTTTGACCATTTAGTGTCAAATTATTATTGTAAACTGTTGATGTAAATATATGATCTTTGTTTAGTTTATTCTTGGAGATCCTGAATGACTGCTCCGATGTGGATGAAATCAAGTTCCAGGAGGATGGGACCTGGTGTCCCATGAGACCAAAGAAAGAGTCAGTCAAAGTCCCCTCTCAGTCAATTCCAAAAGTTGAGAGTAAGTACATGATATTTTTTGTGATACATTCTTTATTGGTATTCAGTACATCACATTATATAAGGTGATGTTACAAATTACTGGATCCCCAATAAAGTACATCCACAAATTTACACGCAGTTATTAATATGACACTAACAACCTActacatgaaaaaaatgaataaaacaacaaaattcaaaataaatttgaaGCAAGAAAAAGAGTAATATCCGCCTCACCCTTCCCTTATCCCTTAAACACTCACcctcattttaaatgtcattgagTCAGATTAGAAAGACAAATACAGAACAACAGAGTAAAAGTACaatggaaagacaaaaaaaacttcagaatTGGAATAATATTtgataaattatatataataaaaaggaTGTAAAAGAAAGTACAACTGTAGAAGTGATTACAGAACCAGAATTCTAAATTGTCCAAGTGGCACGGTTGAGTTGATTTTAGGAACATTTTGGAATTTGTCCAGGAGTCGGGTGCACTAAAAgtaaagacctttttttttttttttcaagttcagATTGAGCTTGTGGAACATGAAGCAATAGCCAGACAGCAGAGCGAGTCTGATAATGTCCCCCTCCACCCTGGACCTGGGGAACATTAATATCAATTACATTAAGGATTTAAATGGAGGGGTAGCGTGTTTCCAGTGTGATGTTGGTACTGGTACTGGTTGGCAACCCAGGGTTCTGCATTTGGGTCTATTAAGTTGAGAAGCCATCTTTGTATAATCAAATAATGTGGAGCTTTCTTTATctgcaaattatttttattactattagacatgccagttatttcatatttaagtgGAAATTACTTTAGTTATAACTGAACCAAAATGTTCCTTTCATGGTTTTAGTGGAATGTTGGAATAAAACAGGTCTTGGAAATCTGTGGGGGTGCACGATGTTCTCTTCCATAGGTCTCCAGGCAGAGTAAGTACATCATCTTGACACCTGGGCAGGGTTTGAAAGGGTTTGTGTATCACAGCCAGATTTAACATAAGAACATATCAATGAGCCACGCTGTGGAACCGTCTGACATtcccatgaacacacactgtaaaactgTTATTGATAAAGTTCAGTTTGTCCAAACTATGGTACCAgttgttttaggaaattactgagccttttatatttcttatggcatattgtttgttttggtcttttacaggatttgttgaaaacaagacaaatctAGAATAATACCAGCCTAAACCTGGAACCTTTTGTCTTTTAGCCTCAGCTCCTTTACGCCAGTCTTCAGTGGTCGTCAACTCTACGGAGCCCAGCTCCACCAAGAAGGCGGATGTGATTGACCTGACTATTGAaagctcctcttcctcctcctcctcctctgatgAAGAGGACACAGACCCTCCACTGAAGAAACGCTGCATTTACATTTCCAAGAGCGAGGAGATGCATGCAAAGGGGTGAGCAGGCGTCTCTGTTGTTTACTAGAACCATAGACAGAACTGGGTGCACCAGCCTCCACCCTAAAGAAAAATCTACAGTACAGTGGTcagttttctgttttactttttccatcCAGTGACTTATGTGACAAAGCTGGACAGTAGACATTcagtgtttgctgtttttttggccAGATGAGATCTGGAGCCCACTGTTAGTGAAAGCTTGCGGTTTTCTCTCAGGGTGTTGACCTACCAGCCTACTGTGCGCGTGCCAAACGTCCAGGCCCTGGATCCGTCGTATCTGACCTCTACGCTCGCCGACTATGCAGTCCCCTTCCACCCATCCACCCTAGCCACCATCCCAACAGAAATGCAGAGTGAGTCAGTGGACAGGGGGGACTGTGAGCACTATCACTTGTTCACAAACTGTTAATAATCTAGTTTTTTTCCCTGCTACCTATAGGTATGGATTTGTTTTCCTTAATTCAAGCAGATCCTCAGGTACGTTTGTTACagttttctacttttaaaagcTGCGTTATGCAAGATTTGTCTCATCTTCTCAACCCAGGAATCCTAACAGAATAGCACCCAACTGCTGCTTAGACATTGTAGGCTTACCTCATTTGTTCAAACAAAGTACAATGCAAGCTGGTTAACATGGATATAAACAATACTGGTTTAAAAATACTTACAAAATCACCTTTGCAACTGTTTTATAAGGAGCATATTTGTAAGACCTTTAAAAATACTCATAAC includes:
- the pias2 gene encoding E3 SUMO-protein ligase PIAS2 isoform X1; the protein is MERYIEGSQSCNTDFSLLTGGSALWHDTKTSMNLQQPAPLIPPVHPDVQMKPLPFYDVLDVLIKPSSLGASPAQRYHQEKYFIFALTPQQVREVCISRDFLPGGRRDYMVQIQLRFCLSETSCPQEDNYPNSLCIKVNGKLFPLPGYAPPPKNGVEQKRPGRPLNITSLVRLSSAVPNQISVTWAPEIGKTYSMSVYLVRQLTSPLLLQRLRMKGIRNPDHSRALIKEKLTADPDSEIATTSLRVSLMCPLGKMRLTVPCRAVTCSHLQCFDAALYLQMNEKKPTWICPVCDKKAAYESLIIDGLFLEILNDCSDVDEIKFQEDGTWCPMRPKKESVKVPSQSIPKVETSAPLRQSSVVVNSTEPSSTKKADVIDLTIESSSSSSSSSDEEDTDPPLKKRCIYISKSEEMHAKGVLTYQPTVRVPNVQALDPSYLTSTLADYAVPFHPSTLATIPTEMQSMDLFSLIQADPQHYRPQMFLDNLTSSMQSAAAASTSSSLVSSSSSHYDTSSHAASSLHETRVITGGGGAGGGVNSGISDIISLD
- the pias2 gene encoding E3 SUMO-protein ligase PIAS2 isoform X2, whose translation is MNLQQPAPLIPPVHPDVQMKPLPFYDVLDVLIKPSSLGASPAQRYHQEKYFIFALTPQQVREVCISRDFLPGGRRDYMVQIQLRFCLSETSCPQEDNYPNSLCIKVNGKLFPLPGYAPPPKNGVEQKRPGRPLNITSLVRLSSAVPNQISVTWAPEIGKTYSMSVYLVRQLTSPLLLQRLRMKGIRNPDHSRALIKEKLTADPDSEIATTSLRVSLMCPLGKMRLTVPCRAVTCSHLQCFDAALYLQMNEKKPTWICPVCDKKAAYESLIIDGLFLEILNDCSDVDEIKFQEDGTWCPMRPKKESVKVPSQSIPKVETSAPLRQSSVVVNSTEPSSTKKADVIDLTIESSSSSSSSSDEEDTDPPLKKRCIYISKSEEMHAKGVLTYQPTVRVPNVQALDPSYLTSTLADYAVPFHPSTLATIPTEMQSMDLFSLIQADPQHYRPQMFLDNLTSSMQSAAAASTSSSLVSSSSSHYDTSSHAASSLHETRVITGGGGAGGGVNSGISDIISLD